The Dreissena polymorpha isolate Duluth1 chromosome 10, UMN_Dpol_1.0, whole genome shotgun sequence genome includes a region encoding these proteins:
- the LOC127848652 gene encoding uncharacterized protein LOC127848652, producing MMCVEAEVYGEHPISHTHFMRVWARYMPHIIIPKRSRFSACDVCTKIKTEIEKATCREDKKKLFKLRELHLQQQNQERQKYYKHAQKAKFSPARYLSIILDGMDQEKTSLPHYLKEAKGLSNLWKVKVNLMGAIVHGYGAYGFFDTFQWAHGSSFAISVLVHTLLLMTSLPPVLYLQLDNCPGQNKNRYMLGFLAALVEYGVFQKVKLSFLMVGHTHEDIDQMFSRFSTWLWTKEVRTLDELIIGFEKCYTPAPTGIKLSEVYNFAEYLDMNPICNHSRPHVFKIINQNGKAVIYTKKWSTDKTWNVCEGNFLLKSCPSGPVSQIAPSLERIDDKVINDMQTFASFYKDNAMANYWDKYFNELKEIEDSWMDEPVHILDLLMQKRRQEDTAASDDLSDLLGIAKIDDPIPPVIIGNKKAAAASAAPAKETIKEGFFVLLDWAKYADEWPQLAKVINIVSPAEVEIHWYKGAKTTAWTPASRRMKGCKGGKTEPFVETVNTNVIWCRGFSLTPSGHLPKHIKDQVDVYFD from the exons ATGATGTGTGTGGAAGCAGAGGTGTATGGCGAACATCCGATCAGCCATACACACTTCATGCGGGTGTGGGCCAGGTACATGCCACACATCATCATTCCTAAG AGATCCAGATTTTCAGCATGTGATGTGTGCACAAAAATAAAGACTGAAATTGAAAAGGCAACATGCAGGGAGGATAagaaaaaactattcaaattgAGAGAATTACATTTACAACAGCAGAA CCAGGAACGCCAGAAGTACTATAAGCATGCGCAAAAGGCAAAGTTTAGCCCTGCCAGATACCTGTCTATCATTCTGGATGGGATGGACCAGGAGAAGACAAGCCTTCCACATTACCTGAAGGAAGCAAAGGGACTGTCTAACCTCTGGAAGGTGAAAGTTAATCTCATGGGTGCCATTGTCCATGGATATGGTGCCTATGGATTTTTTGACACCTTCCAGTGGGCTCATGGCAGTTCCTTTGCTATCAGTG TTCTGGTTCATACCCTTCTGCTTATGACCAGTCTCCCTCCTGTTCTCTACCTGCAACTAGACAACTGTCCAGGCCAAAATAAAAACAG ATACATGCTGGGATTCCTGGCTGCCTTGGTGGAATATGGTGTTTTTCAGAAAGTCAAACTTTCATTCCTCATGGTGGGACATACACATGAGGACATTGATCAAATGTTTTCCAG ATTTTCTACATGGTTGTGGACAAAGGAGGTGAGGACACTTGATGAACTAATAATTGGCTTCGAAAAATGTTACACACCTGCACCCACAG GGATCAAGCTCAGTGAGGTATACAACTTTGCTGAGTACCTCGACATGAATCCCATTTGTAACCACAGCAGGccacatgttttcaaaataataaatcagaATGGCAAAGCTGTGATTTACACAAAAAAGTGGTCCACCGATAAG ACTTGGAATGTATGCGAAGGAAACTTCTTGTTGAAGAGTTGCCCGTCAGGACCAGTTTCACAGATTGCCCCATCGTTGGAACGCATTGATGATAAGGTCATCAATGATATGCAGACGTTTGCTTC TTTCTACAAGGACAATGCCATGGCCAACTACTGGGACAAATATTTCAATGAACTTAAGGAAATAG AGGACAGTTGGATGGATGAGCCAGTGCACATCCTTGATCTGCTTATGCAGAAAAGGAGGCAAGAGGACACAGCAGCCTCAGATGACTTATCAGACTTGCTGGGAATCGCAAAAATAGACGATCCCATCCCTCCTGTAATAATAGGCAACAAGAAGGCTGCTGCTGCCTCTGCTGCTCCAGCGAAAGAAACGATCAAAGAAGGCTTCTTTGTTTTACTTGACTGGGCGAAATATGCAGATGAGTGGCCCCAGCTTGCCAAAGTCATTAATATTGTATCGCCTGCAGAGGTTGAAATTCACTGGTACAAGGGGGCAAAAACAACAGCCTGGACTCCTGCAAGTAGGAGAATGAAAGGCTGCAAAGGTGGTAAGACTGAACCCTTTGTTGAAACTGTGAACACCAATGTCATCTGGTGCAGAGGGTTCAGTCTTACCCCTTCTGGGCACTTGCCCAAACACATTAAGGATCAGGTAGATGTTTATTTTGACTAG